The DNA region AAATTTCGAGAGCAGAACCTAGTGCTTTTGTAGAAGAGCTTCGAAAGCAGGCATGAGTTTGTCGAGCGCTTTTCTGCGATGAGAAATTTTGTTTTTGGTTTCCTCATCGAGCTCGGCAAAGGTTTTGTTATAGTCATACTTAAGAAAGAGGGGGTCGTAGCCAAATCCTTGGCTTCCCCGGGATGTGAGGATAAGAGATCCCTCGCACATTCCCTTGACCTGCGTTTGGATGCCATCTGGAGAGGAGAGGGCAATAGCGCAAACGTAATAGCCAATCCGCTTACTTTCTTCAAGGCCATCTAAAGCCTTAATAAGCTTGGTACGGTTTTCCTTATCGGTTGCATTTTCGCCTGCATAGCGGGCACTTCGAACGCCAGGATCATCGTTAAGGGCAGGGACAACAAGGCCGGAATCATCAGCAAGGACCCACCGCTTGAGCGCATCTGCAGCATGGGTTGCCTTGATAAAGGCATTTTCCTCAAAGGTTGCTCCCGTTTCTTCAGGAGGTTCGTAGTCGGGAAAATCGAGAAGAGAGAGGAAGTCAAAAGGGTATTGCCCTTTTAAGATCGCCCGGATCTCTCGGATTTTGTGGAGGTTTCTTGAAGCAATAACAATTTCCATATGAGCTTATCTTAAAAAGTTTCGAAGTAATTTCGCAAGTTAAAGATTGTTAAATTTTTTCCCTGGATCTCTATTTTATCTCCCACTTTACGTCCCATGAGGGATTGAGCAAGCTTTGATTGGAAGGAGAGGATATGCTTATCGGGATCCGCTTCCCAAGGACCTAAAAAGATATAAGAGAGTTCTTTTCCCGCATCATCTTTGCAGTCAATGACAACACCGA from Candidatus Neptunochlamydia vexilliferae includes:
- the rdgB gene encoding RdgB/HAM1 family non-canonical purine NTP pyrophosphatase, whose protein sequence is MEIVIASRNLHKIREIRAILKGQYPFDFLSLLDFPDYEPPEETGATFEENAFIKATHAADALKRWVLADDSGLVVPALNDDPGVRSARYAGENATDKENRTKLIKALDGLEESKRIGYYVCAIALSSPDGIQTQVKGMCEGSLILTSRGSQGFGYDPLFLKYDYNKTFAELDEETKNKISHRRKALDKLMPAFEALLQKH